CCTGAATTTCAAGCTGAACGCGAAGCAGTTCTTCTTCCAACCGGTTACCGTGTTGTTCATATCCGGATTGCATCATTTTCGTTTTTACCTGGCGGAACCGGGTTACTGGTCCGACAGCAACGTTAATATTTGATGAACAGATGTGAACCGGGAAAAACACGGTAATTCAGGCAGGGTTATTTCACCGGATCGGTATCGATCCAGAGCTTGCGGTACTCTTCCTTCCAGTCGTGTTTCCAGCGACGATGGCTCCAGAGCCACATTTCAGGATGTTTGCGGATGGATTCTTCCAGGAATCGTATATACCTGCGGGTAAGTTCGCCTTCAGGCAGCTCATGGGGATTTTCAGAGCCTACCTCCAGCCGCACACGGTAGCGGCCCCTGCTGGTCTTGTAGATATCTGCAAATACAACGGGAATATTGCCTACACGGGCGCCACTTTCAGGGCCTTTTACAAATGGCGTTGGCCTTCCGAAGAAATTGAGCCAGAAAGCTCTTTCAGGACTCCCCGGCGCCTGGTCTGCCACCAGCGCCAGCATATACTGGCTGTGACGATATTGTACGATAGCATTTCGCATGTTGGTGGCCGGTAGCATAACAGATCCCGTGCGTGTACGCAGCTTCATGAACAGGCGGTCCATTGCCTTATTCTTGATAGGCATGTACACCACCAGAAATTCATAATCAGTATGCATCGGCATGAACGCATTGGCCAGTTCCCAGTTGAAGTTATGCCCCAGGTGCAATTGAACCTTGCGGCCTTCTGCATAGAGTTTTTTGAAAGGATCACTGTCCAGTTGAAACCTTTTATTGATCCATTCGGGAGATGCTGAAATCAGCTTGATGGTTTCTATGAAATTATCCACGAAGTTGTGATAGAACTTCCTGGCGATCTTTTTTCTTTCCGCCAGTGATTTTTCAGGAAACGCAATGGCGATATTCTCCATGATCACTTTCCTTCTGTAACCGAGCACCACAAATACCAATACGGCGAGTATATCCGAGATGATATACAGGAACCACATTGGCAACAAAGACATCAAATAGAATATTCCGTAAACGATATAATACATGGCTCACTAGTACTTGTTATTCACCCAATTCTTTGCTTCCTGTTCCACATGCTGCAGAACAACCGGTACTTTGTATTTGTTGCGAAGATGCCTGGCCAGCGCATCGGCTGCATACACGCTGCGGTGCTGGCCTCCGGTACAACCGAAACTGATCACGAGGCTCTCAAACCCGCGCTTCATATAGTCTTCAACGGTGATGTCCACCACATCGAATACGCTGTTGAGGAATTCAGGCATCCTGGTTTGTTGTTCCAGGTAATCCTTCACTTCCTTATCCCTTCCGGTGAGTACTTTGAATTCTTCCTGTCTGCCGGGATTGAGGATACCCCTGCAATCGAACACAAATCCACCGCCATTACCGGAATCATCTGTCGGGATGCCTTTACGGAAAGAGAAACTGTTCACCCTGATGGTGAGTGGCGTTTCCGGTGTGGCAGTAAGTGGTGTGAATCTTTCGAGGATCTCATCGCTCACGCAGATGTCCAGCACTTTCCTGAACTCAGGCACAGCAATGCCGAGGCTTTGATTATCGATGAACCAACGGAGATTGTTAAGCGCCTGCGGAATACTGGTCAGGAACTGCGCCTTTCTTTCGAAGAGGCCGCGAAAGCCGTAAGCGCCCAGTACCTGCAGCAGGCGGATGAGTACATAACCATTGTACTGGCTTTTGAAGATAGCGCGGTCCACCGGCTGCCCGATGGTTTGCTCGAATGAATCGATATAATCATTGAGCAGGCGTTCTTTCCAGTTGTCAGGAAGATTGGCCCTTGCCTGCCAGATCATGCTGGCGGCATCGTATTGCGGAGCGCCGCGCATACCGCCCTGGTAATCGATGAAAAATACATTGCCGCTTTCCCTGATGAGGATATTCCTGCTCTGGAAATCGCGGAACATGAAATATTTGTATTCCGTATGAGTAAGATAAGTGCTGAGCGCTTCGAAGTCGTCGATCAGTTTTTGTTTGTCGTACGGTTTACGAAGTGCATCCAGAAAATAATATTTGAAGTACAGGAGATCGGCCATGATCGCTTGTTTGCCGAATTCCTGGTTGGTGAGGCAACGGGTGTAGTCGAGGCCTTCATGTCCTTTCACCTGCAATTGCGCCAGTGAGTGAAGACTTTGTTTGAACAGGGCGTACACATTGTCTGTGAGCCCTTCCTCTTCCAGTTTGTTGAGCAGGCTGATATCACCCAGGTCTTCCTGGAGATAAATGGTTCTTTCCTCATTCCAGCCGATCAGGGCAGGAACGGGCAGCGCCTTTTCACGGAAATGTTCCGAGAAGTACATGAAAGTGTCGTTCTCAGGAATATTGTTACCATAAGTGGCGATGCAGGTGCCGCCTTTCAGGTGCAGTCTGAAATACCGGCGGTCTGAACCGGATTGGGGCAACACTTCTATATCCAGCGGGGCTTCGCCCATCGAGATACAGAGGTCTCTTATTGCGTCTATTACAGCGATCATAATTTACTTACAGGAATAGCGGCCAAAAATACTGAAAATAGGGATGCCAGCGCATCGGCTATTCTCAGGGAAACAGTTGTTCTGCTTTAGCTACGGAATCGGGCTTTCCCACATCTATGAACCTGGATCCGCTATGGTCGAAAGCGCGGATGGGTTGGGTTTTGGCCAGTTGCAGGTATAGGTCCACCATCGAGAATTTGCCTTCCTGGCGGATCATGGGCAGCATGGCCGGATCGATCACATGGATACCGCTGAATGCTTTCTGAACATAGGTAGAGGCGGCACGGCTGATCTTCTCCTCACCGGTAGTAACGTTGCGCCATCCTGCCAGCGTATCATATTCATCGAATAAAAAATATCGGGAGGTGGTCCGGTCAGACACAGCCAGCGTTGCAAGGGGTTGGGCAGTTTGATGATCACTTAACATGGCGCCAAGATCCAGATCGGTGAGGATATCAACATTGATGATCACAACAGGGCCTTCAGTCTTACTGAAAAAATGTGCGGCTTTCTTCAGGCCGCCGCCTGTTTCAAGCACGGCATCGGTTTCATCACTGATGGAAATATCGCTTCCCCATCCTTTGTTTTCATTCACTGCCTGAATGATCTGATCAGCAAAATGATGCACGTTCACCACAACATTACTGATGCCGTAGTGTTGGAGGTATTCGATATTCCGTTGCAACAGGGATTTGCCATTGATCACGGCCAATGCCTTGGGATGCAGGTCCGTCCAGGGTTTGAAGCGGGTGCCCAGGCCGGCGGCAAAGATCATGGCTGATGGTTGTTGCATTATTCTCGAATTCAAAATTACTTAGTGTGTTGGTTATCGTTATAAAACTATATTCTGCACCAGCCTGCTCTTGGCAGGATAGTCGGTATTGTAATGCAAGCCACGGCTCTCCTTCCTGAATTGCGCGCCCTTAACAATCAAATAGCTCGCCGTGATCATATTGCGCAATTCGCAGAGCTGCGGAGAAACAGTAGTGGCCTGGTACAAAAGTTCTGTTTCTTCCCAGAGCAGGTCCAGTCTTTTCTGCGCTCTCTGCAAACGTACATTGGTCCTTACGATACCCACATAATCACTCATCACCTGCTGTACTTCTTTCAGGCTTTGCGTAATAAGGATCATTTCCTTGGGATCGGTGGTGCCAGTGGCATTCCATTCCGGCACAGGAGGAAAATCGTTTACTGATCTGCGTTGCTGGGTACAATCCAGGAAGGCGCGATGCGCAAACACCATTGCCTCCAGCAGCGAGTTGCTGGCAAGACGATTGGCGCCATGCAATCCTGTACTGGCGCATTCTCCGGCTGCATAGAGATTACGGATGCTGGTTCTGGCCCACTCATTGGTTTTGATACCGCCGCAGCTGTAATGTGCTGCGGGCGCCACGGGGATCATATCTTTCGTTACATCGATACCAATGGATTTGCATTTCTCATAAATGTTCGGGAAATGCTCTACGAATTTCTCCAGCGGTATATGTCTAACGTCCAGGTATACATGTTCTGTACCGGTGATCTTCATTTCACTATCGATGGCGCGCGCCACGATATCGCGGGGAGCGAGATCTTTTCTTTCATCGTATCGCTCCATGAACGCTTCCCCTTTTTTGTTGCGGAGAATGCCACCATCACCGCGGACGGCTTCTGTGATGAGGAATGATTGTCCGCGTACACCCGGCTCATACAAAGCGGTGGGATGGAACTGGATGAACTCCATATTCTCGATCCTTCCCTTGGCACGGTACACCATTGCCACGCCATCGCCAGTTGCGATATTGGGGTTGGTAGTGGAACGGTATACCTGTCCATTACCGCCGGTTGCGAGTAAAGTAGTTCCTGCGAGAATAGTTTCGATCTCATTCGTTTTGAGATTGAGCACATACACGCCGTAACAATCGATATCGGGAGTGGATTTGGTAACGAGGTAACCAAGATGGTGCTGTGTAATGAGGTCCAGTACAAAGCAATGTTTGATGATCTCGATATTGGGATGTGCGGCCACTGCTTCCAGCATGGCGCGTTCGATCTCTTTTCCGGTAACATCTTTGTGATGCAGGATGCGGAATTCACCATGACCGCCTTCCTTGCCGAGTTTGTAATCACCATCTGCTTCCTTATCAAACTGTGCGCCCCATTCGATCAGTTCCTGGATCCGGTCTACCCCTTCCTTCACTACGATCTCTACCACAGCTTTATTGCAGAGGCCGTCTCCGGCAATCAGGGTATCCTCGATATGTTTGTCGAAGCTGTCGCGCTCGAAATCTGTAACACCGGCGATGCCGCCTTGTGCATACTTGGTATTGGTTTCATCGGCGGCAGTCTTGGTGATCACCGTCACTTTCTGGTCCGGGTATTTCTTGGCTGCCTTGAGAGCGAAGGTGAGCCCTGCAATTCCGGAGCCTATCACTAAAAAATCAGTTTGCATACTATTTCAATTCGGGCGGTAAAATTAGGAGTTATTGCGGGATTGCAGATATTTCCTGCTTCCCGTAACCAGTAACAGTTGTGCCAGGCAATAGGTTGTCATCACCAGGAGCGGGGCGGCCTTGAAAGGGCTGTAAAATTTATCCAGGGCCAGCAGGCTGTCTGAGATCACAAAGAGCATTGCACCGGTAACACAGAATGCGCCGGCCAGTTGTGCCGGGAAATGAAAAGCATGAATGGCAGTAAGCAGCATGGCGCCTAACACTGATGCATACACCAGCACAGGAACTTTCAGAGAGCCGGTTCCGGGTTTCAGGATATAGAACAGGATGCCAACATACACCAGCACCAGGAAAACCACCAATGGGTTCCATGGTCTGCCGGGCCTGTTTTGTTTTTTCACCCTGGTAAAAAAGAGGAGATAAAATATATGGGCGATGAGAAAGCTCACCAGGCCTCCTATAAAAAAGTATTCGCTTTCGGAAGTGAAGAGCAGTAACGTATCGCCGCCCCAGGAGAAGATCAGCGCCCAGATAACGAGCATCCTTCCGCGCTTGTCCTGGATATAGTAAGCCGCAAACCAGCCCAGCAGTAACAGCATGAGCAAAGGTTTGGTCACATAGCGCATGCTGGTCCATCCGAAGTAGACGGCTAACAGGTCTGCCATCACGTCCAGCAGGAAAAGGTAGAGCCAACGTTTGTTGGCGGATTTCATCGAGAACTGATCAATATTCAATCGTAAAGGAATATTTAGCGGGATCGTTAACAATGTCCAGCAGATTGTATCTCAATTCCACAGTTCTCTTATCCTCCGATACTTTCAACAGGGGATGATTACCGGTGCTTTTCACGGGCCTGGGCAATTTGAAACTGGTGGTGTACATCATTTCCATACCCTGGGCTGCCATTTGTTTGATGTCGGATACCTGGGGCCTCGTCATCAGTTGCTTATACTTTGCGGTATCCACCTCTTTTTTGATCAGGCCATTGTTCAGGGTGATATCGTATAAGCTCACCATGTCCTGAAAAGTAGCTTCAGAACTATCTGGCGTCATTTCCGGCTGCTTGTTGCTTTTGAGCAGTCCTGAAAAAGAATTCTTCATCAATGTTCCCTGCCCTTCCATGAGGCTTTCCAGTTGTTGCTGGGTATGGTAGGGAATATTCATCCTGATATTGAAGAGCTTTTCTTTGATGTTCAGTTTGAAGAACATTTTGCCATCTTTCATCCAGGCATTTTCTTTCCGGGTGGCTTCATCGGCGGAGTCCAGGATGGTTTGCATGGATACTACTGTATCGATGGCTCTGTCCAGTCCGTTTTTGGTGAGCTCTTCTTCACCGGCAAAAGATTGCATCAGCTCGATGAGCTGGCTCATATCTATACGGGATTCGTATACCCCGCTGCCATCTTCATTGATCACCACTTCTTCATTCACTTCATAGCAGCTGATCACGAAAGCAATAAAAGCAAAAACCAATGCAAGCCTGAGCCATTTCATACGGGAGTCCATTTTGCACAAGGTAATTGATTTACCCAATACTCAATTGATACCACAGGTTAAAAGTAAGGGTCTGCCGGGGAGCCATTCTGATCAGTCCCATTCCATTATTGAAACTGTTGGGGGCCCCGCTCAGGTTTTCAATGGCGATGCTCTCCCGGTGGTCCGGCGTATAGATCTGGAGGTAAGGATAGCGCGCATTGGTATAGAAAGCCAGCTGCAATTTATTTTCCGGGTTGTAGAGTACGCAGCATGGAATGCCTTCCTCATGGTCCAGCAGGAAGCAGGTGTCCAGGAAACGTTCACCGATAGTTGCGCCATTGAGGAAAGTATCATCATACAACGTATTACCCGTAGGAACGATCTTTTCGTTGGACTCCAGCATGGCATCGGAGCGG
This portion of the Pseudobacter ginsenosidimutans genome encodes:
- a CDS encoding lysophospholipid acyltransferase family protein; this translates as MYYIVYGIFYLMSLLPMWFLYIISDILAVLVFVVLGYRRKVIMENIAIAFPEKSLAERKKIARKFYHNFVDNFIETIKLISASPEWINKRFQLDSDPFKKLYAEGRKVQLHLGHNFNWELANAFMPMHTDYEFLVVYMPIKNKAMDRLFMKLRTRTGSVMLPATNMRNAIVQYRHSQYMLALVADQAPGSPERAFWLNFFGRPTPFVKGPESGARVGNIPVVFADIYKTSRGRYRVRLEVGSENPHELPEGELTRRYIRFLEESIRKHPEMWLWSHRRWKHDWKEEYRKLWIDTDPVK
- a CDS encoding RapZ C-terminal domain-containing protein, with product MIAVIDAIRDLCISMGEAPLDIEVLPQSGSDRRYFRLHLKGGTCIATYGNNIPENDTFMYFSEHFREKALPVPALIGWNEERTIYLQEDLGDISLLNKLEEEGLTDNVYALFKQSLHSLAQLQVKGHEGLDYTRCLTNQEFGKQAIMADLLYFKYYFLDALRKPYDKQKLIDDFEALSTYLTHTEYKYFMFRDFQSRNILIRESGNVFFIDYQGGMRGAPQYDAASMIWQARANLPDNWKERLLNDYIDSFEQTIGQPVDRAIFKSQYNGYVLIRLLQVLGAYGFRGLFERKAQFLTSIPQALNNLRWFIDNQSLGIAVPEFRKVLDICVSDEILERFTPLTATPETPLTIRVNSFSFRKGIPTDDSGNGGGFVFDCRGILNPGRQEEFKVLTGRDKEVKDYLEQQTRMPEFLNSVFDVVDITVEDYMKRGFESLVISFGCTGGQHRSVYAADALARHLRNKYKVPVVLQHVEQEAKNWVNNKY
- a CDS encoding nucleotidyltransferase family protein, whose product is MQQPSAMIFAAGLGTRFKPWTDLHPKALAVINGKSLLQRNIEYLQHYGISNVVVNVHHFADQIIQAVNENKGWGSDISISDETDAVLETGGGLKKAAHFFSKTEGPVVIINVDILTDLDLGAMLSDHQTAQPLATLAVSDRTTSRYFLFDEYDTLAGWRNVTTGEEKISRAASTYVQKAFSGIHVIDPAMLPMIRQEGKFSMVDLYLQLAKTQPIRAFDHSGSRFIDVGKPDSVAKAEQLFP
- the nadB gene encoding L-aspartate oxidase, encoding MQTDFLVIGSGIAGLTFALKAAKKYPDQKVTVITKTAADETNTKYAQGGIAGVTDFERDSFDKHIEDTLIAGDGLCNKAVVEIVVKEGVDRIQELIEWGAQFDKEADGDYKLGKEGGHGEFRILHHKDVTGKEIERAMLEAVAAHPNIEIIKHCFVLDLITQHHLGYLVTKSTPDIDCYGVYVLNLKTNEIETILAGTTLLATGGNGQVYRSTTNPNIATGDGVAMVYRAKGRIENMEFIQFHPTALYEPGVRGQSFLITEAVRGDGGILRNKKGEAFMERYDERKDLAPRDIVARAIDSEMKITGTEHVYLDVRHIPLEKFVEHFPNIYEKCKSIGIDVTKDMIPVAPAAHYSCGGIKTNEWARTSIRNLYAAGECASTGLHGANRLASNSLLEAMVFAHRAFLDCTQQRRSVNDFPPVPEWNATGTTDPKEMILITQSLKEVQQVMSDYVGIVRTNVRLQRAQKRLDLLWEETELLYQATTVSPQLCELRNMITASYLIVKGAQFRKESRGLHYNTDYPAKSRLVQNIVL
- a CDS encoding lysoplasmalogenase, translating into MKSANKRWLYLFLLDVMADLLAVYFGWTSMRYVTKPLLMLLLLGWFAAYYIQDKRGRMLVIWALIFSWGGDTLLLFTSESEYFFIGGLVSFLIAHIFYLLFFTRVKKQNRPGRPWNPLVVFLVLVYVGILFYILKPGTGSLKVPVLVYASVLGAMLLTAIHAFHFPAQLAGAFCVTGAMLFVISDSLLALDKFYSPFKAAPLLVMTTYCLAQLLLVTGSRKYLQSRNNS